Proteins from one Mesorhizobium sp. M9A.F.Ca.ET.002.03.1.2 genomic window:
- a CDS encoding TlpA disulfide reductase family protein: MADGNRFFPAPRLILAALVAGVLAGAVAVYVSESGSGNNLTKPVAVGDSKDDAACAAKADRAKTVAAAATGQVAALLPADPPQSLKGLAFNDPDGKPMTLADHAGKTVLLNLWATWCAPCRAEMPALDALQKEMGSDAFEVVAVNVDAGDDTKPKKFLEETGVEALGYYRDSTMALFNDLKTRGLALGLPVTMLIDGEGCLIAHMNGPAEWSGPDAKRLVETALGGAD, translated from the coding sequence ATGGCAGACGGCAATCGATTTTTCCCGGCCCCGCGCCTCATCCTCGCCGCCTTGGTGGCGGGCGTGCTGGCCGGCGCGGTCGCGGTATATGTCAGCGAGAGCGGTTCTGGCAACAACTTGACCAAGCCAGTCGCGGTTGGCGACAGCAAGGACGATGCCGCCTGCGCCGCCAAGGCCGATCGCGCCAAGACGGTCGCGGCGGCTGCCACCGGGCAGGTTGCCGCACTTTTGCCGGCTGACCCGCCGCAATCGCTGAAGGGCCTTGCCTTCAACGACCCTGACGGCAAGCCGATGACGCTCGCCGACCATGCCGGCAAGACGGTGCTGCTCAATCTGTGGGCGACATGGTGCGCGCCCTGCCGCGCCGAAATGCCGGCGCTGGACGCGCTGCAAAAAGAAATGGGCAGCGACGCCTTCGAGGTCGTTGCGGTCAATGTCGATGCCGGCGACGATACCAAGCCGAAGAAGTTCCTCGAGGAAACCGGCGTCGAGGCGCTCGGCTACTACCGCGATTCGACGATGGCGCTGTTCAACGATCTCAAGACGCGCGGCCTGGCGCTCGGCCTGCCGGTTACTATGCTGATCGACGGTGAAGGCTGCCTGATCGCCCATATGAACGGCCCGGCCGAATGGTCGGGACCGGACGCCAAGCGGCTGGTCGAGACGGCGCTCGGCGGGGCCGACTGA
- the argH gene encoding argininosuccinate lyase — protein MSDKKASNQMWGGRFASGPAAIMEAINASISFDRKLYAQDIRGSIAHSEMLAQTGIISAADQEKIAHGLNTILAEIEAGGFEFSTRLEDIHMNVEARLAELIGPAAGRLHTARSRNDQVAVDLRLWVKDECFRVAEALKGLITALLERAEEHAATVMPGFTHMQAAQPVTFGHHCMAYVEMFSRDLSRVRDAIERMDESPLGAAALAGTSFPIDRHQTAKALGFRAPMRNSLDSVSDRDFAMEFLGLAAICATHLSRLAEEIIIWSTPQFGFVRLSDSFSTGSSIMPQKKNPDAAELVRGKTGRVTGHLVGLLTVMKGMPLTYGKDMQEDKESVFDAAETLDLMLAAMTGMVRDMTVNTAAMKKAAGAGHSTATDLADWLVRTLGLPFREAHHVTGRAVALAEEKKIGLDRLPLEDLQSIHPGITADVFSVLAVQNSVKSRTSFGGTAPSEVRKQIRYWKKHIAKA, from the coding sequence ATGAGCGACAAGAAGGCCAGCAACCAGATGTGGGGCGGACGTTTTGCCTCGGGTCCGGCCGCGATCATGGAAGCGATCAACGCGTCGATCTCGTTCGACCGCAAACTCTACGCGCAGGACATCAGAGGCTCGATCGCCCACAGCGAGATGCTGGCGCAAACGGGCATTATTTCGGCGGCCGATCAAGAAAAAATCGCTCACGGGCTGAACACGATCCTGGCAGAGATCGAAGCCGGCGGTTTCGAGTTCTCGACCAGGCTGGAAGACATCCACATGAATGTCGAGGCCCGCCTTGCCGAGCTGATCGGCCCGGCCGCCGGCCGCCTGCACACCGCCCGCTCGCGCAACGATCAGGTGGCGGTCGACCTCAGGCTCTGGGTCAAGGACGAGTGCTTTCGCGTCGCCGAAGCGCTGAAAGGCCTGATCACGGCGCTCCTGGAACGCGCCGAAGAGCATGCGGCAACGGTGATGCCGGGTTTCACCCACATGCAGGCGGCGCAGCCGGTGACCTTCGGCCACCACTGCATGGCCTATGTCGAGATGTTTTCGCGCGACCTGTCGCGTGTTCGCGACGCCATCGAGCGGATGGACGAAAGCCCGCTCGGTGCTGCCGCCCTTGCCGGCACCAGCTTCCCGATCGACCGGCACCAGACGGCCAAGGCGCTCGGCTTCCGCGCGCCGATGCGCAACTCCCTGGACAGCGTTTCGGACCGCGATTTCGCGATGGAGTTTTTGGGGCTGGCGGCGATCTGCGCGACGCATCTGTCGCGGCTGGCCGAGGAGATCATCATCTGGTCGACGCCGCAATTCGGCTTCGTCAGGCTGTCGGATAGCTTTTCCACCGGCTCCTCGATCATGCCGCAGAAGAAGAACCCCGACGCCGCCGAGCTGGTGCGCGGCAAGACCGGCCGCGTCACCGGCCATCTGGTCGGCCTGCTGACGGTGATGAAGGGCATGCCGCTCACCTACGGCAAGGACATGCAGGAAGACAAGGAATCCGTATTCGACGCCGCCGAGACGCTCGACCTGATGCTGGCGGCGATGACCGGCATGGTGCGCGACATGACGGTGAACACCGCCGCCATGAAGAAGGCCGCCGGCGCCGGCCATTCGACCGCGACCGACCTCGCCGACTGGCTCGTGCGCACGCTCGGCCTGCCGTTTCGCGAAGCGCACCATGTCACCGGCCGCGCGGTGGCGCTGGCCGAAGAGAAGAAGATCGGGCTCGACAGGCTGCCGCTGGAAGACTTGCAGTCCATTCACCCCGGCATCACGGCGGACGTGTTTTCGGTGCTTGCCGTGCAGAATTCGGTGAAGAGCCGCACGAGCTTCGGCGGCACCGCGCCGTCGGAAGTGAGGAAGCAGATACGCTATTGGAAAAAGCACATCGCCAAGGCGTGA